A window of Salinibacter grassmerensis contains these coding sequences:
- a CDS encoding ParA family protein, with product MDTLSVVNQKGGVGKTTTTVCLATALSRLGYSVLVVDLDPQMNGTKWMLGRELEDDEASVLDAIVTAGDNGESSSSDWPLARLTEPSDLGFDFVPAHADLANVEGEIGEKPSRPYLLRERLQEVEEKHGFKYLREVGAHNASEEPYDMCLIDCPPSLGLLVVQALTASDGLIVPVSVDGMSMQGLSQLVNTTREVRKYLNDTVEIVGLLPNNLDYRAGLVNEGLEALRKNYEDLVLDTEVPWRSKIIETSTYGTTLYEHAPSSDAVQIYENLAREVVSKISVPEAEDARP from the coding sequence ATGGACACACTTTCAGTTGTCAATCAGAAGGGAGGAGTGGGCAAGACCACCACCACGGTCTGCCTGGCCACTGCCCTCTCAAGACTTGGGTATTCAGTCCTCGTCGTTGACCTGGATCCTCAGATGAACGGAACGAAGTGGATGCTTGGGCGAGAGCTGGAGGATGACGAGGCGTCGGTGCTGGACGCTATCGTGACGGCAGGTGATAACGGGGAGTCCTCCTCTTCCGACTGGCCGCTTGCCCGTCTCACAGAGCCATCCGATCTTGGCTTCGACTTTGTACCCGCCCATGCCGATCTGGCGAATGTAGAGGGTGAGATCGGCGAAAAACCCTCCCGGCCATATCTGCTGAGAGAGCGACTCCAGGAAGTGGAGGAGAAGCACGGCTTCAAGTACCTGCGGGAGGTAGGCGCTCACAACGCTTCAGAGGAGCCTTACGACATGTGCCTTATAGACTGCCCTCCCTCGCTTGGTTTGCTCGTTGTGCAGGCGCTCACGGCCTCTGATGGGCTAATCGTTCCTGTTTCGGTAGACGGAATGTCGATGCAGGGTCTGAGTCAGCTCGTAAACACCACGAGAGAGGTTCGAAAGTACCTGAACGACACGGTCGAGATTGTCGGTCTTCTGCCGAACAATCTCGACTACCGTGCTGGGCTCGTAAACGAAGGCCTGGAGGCTCTCCGGAAAAACTATGAGGACCTGGTTTTGGACACGGAAGTGCCGTGGCGGTCGAAAATTATCGAGACGTCGACCTACGGGACAACCCTCTACGAACATGCCCCTTCTAGCGATGCGGTTCAGATCTACGAGAATCTGGCCCGGGAAGTCGTCTCCAAGATCAGCGTGCCCGAGGCTGAGGACGCACGTCCCTGA
- a CDS encoding potassium channel family protein — protein MGVSHYRERTLDVIVAGGGRVGRETAMLMTSYGHQVTIIEQDPRITRVHSGQQDDITFVQGDATEEDTLTSVGIRDADIVLALTDSESTNVDICQRAMDFAPETRRIARSHRPPAATGNPDGVGAFVFPERAGARVAIGRAFGAPVQPITDLSTRFELVEIEARADATAVGKSLAELDLPTRATVITDLGTEDLADGDMVIEAGRQYMIATRPGAVDDLKELFWNRE, from the coding sequence ATGGGCGTATCACACTACCGAGAGCGAACGTTGGATGTCATTGTTGCGGGGGGCGGTCGCGTAGGTCGGGAGACAGCCATGCTGATGACGTCCTATGGGCATCAGGTGACCATCATCGAACAAGATCCTCGGATCACCCGAGTTCATTCAGGTCAGCAGGATGATATTACTTTTGTCCAGGGGGATGCGACCGAAGAAGATACGCTTACGTCTGTCGGCATCCGTGACGCAGACATCGTTCTTGCCTTGACGGATAGTGAAAGCACCAACGTAGACATATGTCAACGGGCTATGGACTTTGCTCCAGAGACACGCCGTATAGCTCGTAGCCATCGTCCCCCCGCAGCTACTGGCAACCCCGATGGCGTCGGAGCCTTCGTATTCCCAGAGCGGGCTGGAGCACGTGTCGCCATTGGTCGAGCATTCGGGGCTCCAGTTCAACCGATTACGGACCTTTCGACGCGATTTGAACTGGTCGAGATTGAGGCCAGGGCCGATGCGACCGCCGTGGGAAAATCACTTGCAGAACTGGACTTGCCGACCAGGGCAACAGTCATCACGGACCTTGGAACCGAAGATCTAGCAGATGGGGATATGGTAATTGAAGCGGGGCGCCAGTACATGATCGCTACTCGGCCGGGTGCCGTTGATGACCTCAAAGAGTTGTTTTGGAACCGAGAATAA
- a CDS encoding replication initiation protein, protein MTIQSSITGPTDGGDPPMSKQRRLEFDAQEDQVVAKANQLIQGRHDFTTAEQRIFVSMIAKLNRNMETFPEQKIRIEDVCGPSGIDPSNLYRRVDEITDNLLDKKVSVRQNNSQGEETRFKKYNVFSMCEYKRGSGTVTAKFNDDMAPFLLKLKERFTLYLVTVFLRLRSRYSTQIYERLKMRQDLRHLSMSVGELRRELSIENKYSKFSDLKRSVLERARKELKEKADIYFTYRINRVNNSPRSIDFFIHDNEPVIQEILEGNESMPDSVPGRKEQKENEPANSVKGEEGQREPPNVDAKALFLSDRTQEEIQFLDQDQVDDLYGQARDQVTREEGEVSEVYMESMIASRMEKLWGESSRP, encoded by the coding sequence TTGACCATACAGTCCTCAATCACTGGCCCCACTGACGGTGGTGACCCGCCTATGTCCAAACAGCGGAGGTTGGAGTTCGATGCCCAAGAGGATCAGGTCGTGGCAAAGGCCAACCAGCTTATCCAGGGACGCCATGACTTCACGACCGCGGAGCAGCGGATCTTCGTTTCCATGATTGCGAAGCTTAACCGCAACATGGAGACCTTTCCTGAACAAAAAATCCGGATCGAGGATGTCTGCGGACCTTCCGGGATCGATCCCAGCAATCTTTACCGCAGGGTCGACGAGATCACCGATAATCTACTGGATAAGAAAGTTTCCGTACGACAGAACAACAGTCAGGGTGAGGAGACCCGCTTCAAGAAGTACAATGTGTTTTCGATGTGTGAGTACAAGCGGGGCAGTGGGACCGTCACCGCGAAGTTTAACGACGACATGGCTCCCTTCCTCTTGAAGCTGAAGGAGCGGTTCACGCTCTACTTGGTGACAGTCTTCCTGCGTCTGAGATCGCGGTACAGCACGCAAATCTACGAACGCCTCAAGATGCGCCAGGACCTGCGTCACCTTTCGATGTCGGTCGGGGAGCTTCGCAGAGAGCTGTCGATCGAGAACAAGTACTCGAAGTTTTCCGATCTCAAACGCTCCGTACTGGAGAGGGCACGCAAGGAGCTGAAAGAGAAGGCGGACATATACTTTACCTATCGCATCAACCGAGTGAACAACTCCCCTCGGTCGATCGACTTTTTCATTCACGACAACGAGCCCGTTATCCAGGAAATTTTGGAAGGAAATGAGAGCATGCCCGATTCCGTGCCCGGTCGGAAAGAGCAGAAAGAGAATGAACCCGCAAATAGTGTAAAAGGGGAGGAAGGCCAAAGAGAGCCCCCGAACGTCGACGCGAAGGCATTATTCCTCAGTGACCGGACACAGGAAGAAATCCAGTTCTTAGACCAGGACCAAGTCGATGATCTCTACGGGCAGGCCCGGGACCAAGTCACCAGAGAGGAGGGGGAGGTGTCCGAAGTATACATGGAGTCGATGATTGCGTCTCGAATGGAAAAGCTCTGGGGCGAATCATCCCGCCCTTGA
- a CDS encoding sensor histidine kinase has protein sequence MYRITADGEATFEEKTRRLIDLGRRHLELPYGFLTRIEETKSLGDEEDDAPPESVGASSGQAKATQKILYASGDHPLLQSGETCPLSEAYCRRTIGQEELLSIQNAPADGWKADPARERFGFGAYIGSRIEVEGELYGTFCFASQEARARPFSNEDEALVELLTRWASYELERQRSRERTEQFAELVTHDLRNPLNAAQMNLYMARHLFDSEDLDSNEPSEALDDEHGEEKTKVEKLQKHLRISKRALDRMEGIITDTLALAHGDQNLGPDDVTAVRFRDAAEASWEQAGSPDATLCVENEARTEGSSKTCSGFLAHEGRLRQLLENLFRNAIDHAGRAATVTASRTEDGFFVADDGPGIPPEQRETVFEAGHSTREGGTGLGLVIVREVAEAHGWSLSVSESNSGGARFEIAGVEPAAL, from the coding sequence ATGTACCGGATTACCGCCGACGGGGAGGCGACCTTTGAGGAGAAGACCCGTCGCCTGATCGACCTCGGCAGAAGACACCTGGAGCTTCCCTACGGATTTCTGACCCGCATTGAAGAGACAAAGTCCCTCGGGGACGAAGAGGACGACGCGCCCCCCGAATCAGTAGGGGCATCCTCGGGACAGGCAAAGGCCACCCAGAAAATCTTGTACGCCTCCGGCGACCATCCACTTCTTCAGTCGGGGGAGACTTGTCCGCTCTCGGAGGCCTACTGCCGGCGAACCATTGGCCAGGAGGAGCTTCTGTCAATCCAGAATGCGCCGGCCGACGGCTGGAAGGCGGATCCGGCCCGAGAGCGGTTCGGGTTCGGCGCGTACATTGGGTCCCGGATTGAGGTGGAGGGAGAACTCTACGGCACGTTCTGCTTTGCATCCCAAGAAGCCCGGGCCCGTCCGTTCAGCAACGAAGACGAAGCACTCGTGGAGCTTCTGACCCGCTGGGCGAGCTACGAGCTCGAGCGACAGCGCTCCCGAGAGCGCACTGAGCAGTTTGCCGAGCTGGTCACCCACGACCTCCGAAATCCGTTGAATGCGGCCCAGATGAACCTGTACATGGCCCGGCATCTCTTCGACTCCGAGGATCTCGACTCGAACGAGCCATCGGAGGCCCTCGACGACGAGCATGGTGAGGAAAAGACCAAGGTGGAAAAGCTGCAGAAACACCTGCGGATCTCCAAACGAGCCCTGGACCGCATGGAGGGAATCATTACCGACACCCTTGCCCTGGCGCACGGGGATCAGAACCTCGGGCCCGACGATGTGACGGCGGTTCGGTTCAGAGATGCCGCCGAGGCGTCCTGGGAGCAAGCTGGTAGTCCGGACGCAACGCTCTGCGTCGAGAACGAGGCTAGAACCGAGGGTTCCTCGAAGACGTGTTCGGGCTTTCTGGCCCACGAGGGGCGCCTGCGGCAACTCCTGGAGAACCTATTCCGCAATGCCATTGACCACGCCGGGAGGGCGGCCACCGTGACGGCCAGCAGAACCGAAGACGGGTTCTTTGTCGCGGACGACGGCCCAGGTATCCCTCCTGAGCAACGCGAGACCGTTTTTGAGGCGGGGCACAGCACCCGTGAGGGAGGAACTGGGCTGGGGCTTGTGATTGTCCGGGAAGTCGCGGAAGCCCACGGCTGGTCCCTGTCGGTGTCCGAGAGCAACAGTGGAGGAGCCCGATTCGAGATCGCTGGTGTTGAGCCGGCAGCACTTTGA
- a CDS encoding HDOD domain-containing protein, which produces MDNTDPPGATEEQIDLDVPLLPRGLSEVLAPLHESGGVGLEAISAAINADPRLERRILNHINGRLRRPIDNLERGVQMIGPITAAGLIVELSMRRWNALLKGPAAPCLTRLIYHSEATGALVQRMLHDRPGEDTEPDRDQKTLLRWEGFTKGLIHDLGKLVLIYNYPETAAALYDQRQAGREYRNASPRVRERAAFGYDHAEAGAWAAKTLDLPESLATVAKQHHDDEVTEANRDVRAVHVANLLTKTMGPEFAGLSAVEVTLDWETCAEDPVWADWTQDASSPDLEALREKFTQKSVLYTQFLLDLPGAESFSD; this is translated from the coding sequence ATGGACAACACGGACCCTCCCGGCGCCACCGAGGAGCAAATTGACCTGGACGTGCCCCTGCTTCCGCGGGGGCTTTCAGAAGTCTTAGCGCCTCTCCATGAATCAGGGGGCGTCGGTCTGGAGGCCATTTCCGCAGCGATAAATGCAGACCCCCGTCTCGAGAGGCGGATCCTGAATCACATCAACGGCCGGCTCCGGCGGCCAATTGATAATCTGGAGCGGGGGGTTCAGATGATCGGCCCGATAACGGCGGCAGGACTGATCGTGGAGCTGAGCATGCGGCGGTGGAATGCGCTCCTGAAGGGCCCTGCTGCTCCGTGCCTCACCCGTCTCATCTACCACAGCGAAGCGACAGGGGCGCTCGTGCAGAGGATGCTGCATGATCGGCCTGGTGAAGACACCGAGCCGGACCGGGACCAGAAGACGCTGCTGCGGTGGGAGGGGTTTACCAAGGGGCTCATCCACGACCTGGGCAAGCTCGTGTTGATCTACAACTACCCGGAGACAGCGGCTGCCCTCTACGACCAACGCCAAGCCGGTCGGGAATATAGAAATGCCAGCCCCCGAGTTCGCGAGCGTGCGGCCTTCGGCTACGACCATGCTGAGGCGGGAGCGTGGGCGGCGAAGACGTTGGATCTCCCGGAGTCTCTGGCCACGGTCGCGAAGCAACATCACGACGACGAGGTGACAGAGGCGAATCGGGACGTGCGTGCAGTCCACGTGGCCAACCTCTTGACGAAGACCATGGGGCCTGAGTTTGCGGGACTCAGCGCAGTCGAGGTAACCCTCGACTGGGAGACGTGCGCGGAGGACCCAGTCTGGGCAGACTGGACGCAAGACGCGTCGAGTCCGGACCTGGAGGCGTTGCGGGAGAAGTTCACGCAGAAGAGCGTTCTCTACACCCAATTTCTTCTGGACCTGCCGGGTGCGGAGTCGTTCTCAGATTGA
- a CDS encoding PKD domain-containing protein translates to MSPPTAGPGASSDDTPGPRRPTLHIGGSTEPGGTVIISVSGGTILEYELSDEAQNPTLKDETRIEATFPSYGNYNVTAYVDDGSGTEGTVDTVLSKPVCIAPRPRLTISSGSKARAGTSVTFDARGSEGQPAEYDWTISGPESAQGTGETFSVTFSATGNYEVALRVVGKNGAAARVEESFSVQPDASD, encoded by the coding sequence ATGTCCCCCCCAACCGCCGGTCCCGGAGCCTCTTCAGACGATACCCCTGGACCCAGGCGCCCAACCCTGCACATCGGCGGGTCGACGGAGCCCGGGGGAACGGTCATCATTTCCGTCTCTGGCGGCACCATCCTGGAGTACGAGCTCTCCGACGAGGCGCAGAATCCGACCCTCAAGGACGAGACCCGCATCGAGGCCACCTTCCCAAGCTACGGTAACTACAACGTAACGGCCTATGTCGACGACGGGAGCGGAACGGAAGGGACGGTCGACACTGTGCTGAGCAAGCCTGTATGCATCGCGCCGCGGCCCCGCCTGACCATCAGCTCCGGCAGCAAGGCGCGGGCAGGCACTTCCGTGACCTTCGATGCAAGGGGCTCAGAGGGACAGCCCGCCGAATACGACTGGACAATCAGCGGGCCTGAGTCTGCACAGGGCACCGGCGAGACGTTTTCGGTGACCTTCTCGGCAACGGGCAATTACGAGGTTGCGCTGAGGGTGGTGGGGAAGAACGGGGCCGCCGCACGCGTGGAAGAGAGCTTCAGTGTCCAGCCAGACGCATCGGACTGA
- a CDS encoding HAD family hydrolase: MPISPHAVVLDADNTLWNTNTTFRRAREAMIEVLRSGIDVPVQDPSDNEHSDNEHSDPEQPIGASSDSERSAERTDVLYRLSQHLPSAGGEGPDLERLARAAAFYMSGRRGGPEADVQTDRLRWASEQVQAGRRPPGCDEARARTAAEAFRAALREAPPLLDGADSLLRRVGAWRGARPDRRASVLFSEGGPDRLEVAFEAHEVGEGQYFDDIVLREKTPTTFRGVCRSIGKIVEVPDLQTARIVVIGDSLKRDIRPANAAGCTTVYCPGDLWGQEAPAETAEQPDYTIGRIDDALDILDLHSTDPQDSAY; this comes from the coding sequence ATGCCGATCTCCCCTCATGCAGTGGTCCTAGACGCCGACAACACCCTCTGGAACACCAATACGACCTTTAGACGCGCACGGGAGGCGATGATTGAGGTCCTGCGCAGTGGGATAGATGTGCCTGTCCAGGATCCATCCGATAATGAGCACTCCGATAATGAGCACTCCGACCCCGAACAGCCGATTGGGGCGTCTTCGGACTCGGAGAGGAGCGCCGAAAGGACCGACGTTCTCTACCGCCTGAGCCAGCATCTCCCTTCCGCAGGCGGCGAGGGTCCAGACCTGGAGCGACTGGCCCGGGCAGCGGCATTTTATATGTCTGGCCGTCGAGGCGGACCCGAGGCCGATGTGCAGACGGACCGCCTTCGTTGGGCCTCCGAGCAGGTTCAGGCCGGCCGCCGGCCTCCAGGATGCGACGAAGCTCGGGCACGAACGGCGGCCGAAGCTTTCCGGGCTGCCCTGCGCGAAGCGCCTCCGCTTCTGGACGGGGCCGATTCTCTTCTCAGGAGAGTTGGGGCGTGGCGGGGCGCTCGGCCTGACCGCCGCGCGTCTGTGCTCTTCTCGGAGGGAGGGCCCGACCGCCTGGAGGTCGCGTTTGAAGCCCATGAGGTTGGAGAAGGACAGTACTTCGACGACATCGTACTCCGAGAAAAGACCCCTACTACCTTTCGGGGAGTGTGCCGGTCTATTGGTAAGATTGTTGAAGTGCCGGACTTGCAGACGGCCAGGATTGTCGTGATTGGCGACTCCCTCAAGCGGGACATCCGGCCGGCGAATGCCGCCGGCTGTACGACGGTGTACTGCCCAGGTGACCTCTGGGGACAAGAAGCGCCGGCGGAGACAGCAGAACAACCGGACTACACCATCGGCCGGATCGATGACGCGCTGGACATACTGGACTTGCACAGCACAGACCCACAGGATAGTGCTTACTGA
- a CDS encoding DUF4249 domain-containing protein: protein MRRLLLLAAVGLASSFLVGCDTNALETESQVVVEAYLKAGAELDSVRVTRTARADAEYTPKQTAVQGAEVRVQRLNDEKGVAESIPYVETDSVGVYAPEAPATVEPRTSYRLRVNTPEGTVVTATTTVPAPVEAVRTENDTTTYPDEEGSDPPQFELTIRPEPSTLERQNVYVLTSRSLLDFQSIPPSPPDSIAGRLLTPFYLERYDADSDTLASSRVNSSGLLNEANFTRNDDGTVSITLPWLAVAFYGPNQVRASVVDNNLYDFLRTQSAQQRSLAPGEIPNIEEEIENGTGVFGSYAEASGNTFIRPPDLPPGVEIGDVLPLRR, encoded by the coding sequence ATGCGACGCCTTCTGCTTCTTGCTGCCGTCGGCCTTGCTTCTTCCTTCCTAGTTGGCTGCGATACGAATGCCCTGGAGACAGAGTCTCAGGTCGTCGTCGAGGCCTATCTGAAGGCCGGGGCTGAACTGGATTCTGTCCGGGTCACGCGTACCGCAAGGGCGGACGCGGAGTACACCCCGAAACAGACGGCCGTTCAGGGCGCGGAAGTGCGGGTGCAGCGGCTAAACGACGAGAAAGGCGTCGCGGAATCCATTCCGTACGTGGAGACGGACAGTGTCGGGGTGTATGCCCCTGAGGCCCCAGCCACCGTCGAGCCCCGCACCTCCTACCGATTGCGCGTCAACACGCCAGAGGGCACCGTCGTCACGGCGACAACCACCGTGCCGGCGCCCGTCGAAGCCGTGCGGACTGAAAATGACACAACCACGTACCCGGACGAGGAAGGCTCCGATCCCCCACAGTTCGAGCTCACGATCCGGCCTGAGCCGTCCACCCTAGAGCGGCAGAACGTGTACGTACTCACGTCCCGGTCTCTACTTGACTTTCAGTCGATCCCGCCCAGCCCACCGGACAGCATTGCCGGGCGCCTGCTCACTCCTTTCTACCTCGAAAGATACGACGCGGATAGTGACACCCTCGCGTCTTCTCGCGTGAACTCGTCGGGCCTTCTTAACGAGGCAAACTTTACCCGCAACGACGACGGCACCGTCAGCATCACCCTGCCCTGGCTTGCCGTGGCCTTCTACGGGCCGAACCAGGTCCGCGCAAGCGTGGTGGACAACAACCTCTACGATTTCCTCCGAACCCAGTCCGCCCAGCAGAGGAGCCTGGCCCCGGGGGAGATCCCAAACATCGAGGAGGAGATCGAGAATGGAACTGGGGTGTTTGGCAGCTACGCGGAGGCCAGTGGCAACACCTTCATCCGTCCACCGGACCTACCACCGGGCGTAGAGATCGGTGATGTTCTGCCTCTGCGCCGCTAG
- a CDS encoding TonB-dependent receptor: MNARINFFPLLVGFCVVLLALGAPSPVSAQEGASLSGYVRDGETGETLIQASAVIEGTSRGAATNDEGYYTIQDLSAGTYTIVFSYIGYQTRSETVTLSTGDERRLNVTLRPEGIAGEEVVVTGDESDADRSMGMDQVETALIKELPSVLQPDVFRTLKLLPGVKTASDYSSNLYIRGGSPGQNLILLDGTTVYNPTHFFGFFSTFNPDAIKDVQLYKGAYPVGYGGRLGGVVDIRNKDGNRQGVGGGVSLGLLASRAYIEGPYGGTGESANGSYMIAVRRSTLEPVLAGLRSTDTDGIPEAFAFYDVNAKINYDAGPDDKLSLALYGGQDRLDLQFQDAGRFDIDYGNQTISADWTHLFGSQAFSTLQVTGSRYRSTPVANVANTQFEQQNGVDDVSVNADVEYTASSEHTLKGGAQWSSLSFQLQESFDGSVNYDQDLRSQQAALYLKDTYEPTGDWTLEAGLRGSYFQKGSFWRLSPRLSVEYSLSSSVQLQAAYGRYHQYLTLETSQLFTGFDTWLMADQGVPPSSSDQLAVGLTTEFGNGWQAEIEGYGRTMPGLFREDPFSSGTAGVPYAERFQTGNGRAYGLEALLRRKTGDFTGFLSYTLGRTERRFPNINETAAGGEQYYTPKYDRTHDLTLVAKYRLTSAWRLTSTFSYSTGQPYTRPERQFSTVDSPFQSTTDERTVLISPFNNDRLPPYHRLDVGATRGGEFFGIGDYELKLQLINAYSRRNIWFYQYERQDDGSLDRTEVPQIPVPIPNLSFTLTF; this comes from the coding sequence ATGAACGCCCGCATCAACTTTTTTCCCCTACTCGTCGGGTTTTGCGTAGTCCTCCTCGCACTCGGGGCCCCCAGCCCGGTTTCCGCACAGGAGGGCGCGTCACTGAGCGGTTACGTGCGGGATGGCGAAACGGGTGAGACACTAATCCAGGCGAGCGCCGTCATTGAAGGAACCAGCCGAGGGGCAGCCACCAACGATGAGGGGTACTACACGATTCAGGATCTCTCCGCCGGGACGTACACGATCGTGTTTTCGTACATCGGCTACCAAACCCGCTCGGAGACGGTTACGCTGTCGACTGGTGACGAGCGCCGGCTCAACGTAACGCTTCGGCCGGAGGGAATCGCGGGTGAGGAAGTGGTCGTGACCGGGGACGAGTCCGATGCGGACCGCTCCATGGGCATGGACCAGGTGGAGACCGCCCTGATCAAAGAACTACCTTCTGTGCTGCAGCCGGATGTTTTCCGGACGCTCAAGCTCCTGCCCGGCGTGAAGACGGCGTCGGACTACTCCAGCAATTTGTACATCCGTGGGGGGAGTCCGGGCCAGAATCTAATCCTACTTGACGGCACCACGGTTTACAACCCGACCCACTTCTTTGGCTTCTTCTCCACGTTCAACCCCGACGCGATCAAAGACGTGCAGCTCTACAAGGGGGCCTATCCGGTCGGGTACGGCGGGCGGTTGGGGGGCGTCGTCGACATCCGCAACAAAGACGGCAACCGGCAGGGCGTCGGCGGCGGCGTGAGCCTGGGACTGCTCGCCTCTCGCGCCTACATCGAAGGCCCCTACGGAGGGACGGGGGAGTCGGCAAACGGCTCGTACATGATTGCCGTGCGGCGTTCGACCCTGGAGCCTGTGCTGGCGGGACTGCGGAGCACGGACACGGACGGCATTCCCGAGGCGTTTGCGTTTTACGACGTGAATGCGAAAATCAACTACGATGCCGGCCCCGACGATAAGCTTTCTCTTGCCCTGTACGGGGGACAAGACCGACTGGACCTCCAATTCCAGGACGCCGGCCGGTTCGACATCGACTATGGGAACCAGACGATTAGCGCTGACTGGACCCATCTTTTCGGGAGCCAGGCCTTCTCGACCCTGCAGGTCACCGGCTCGCGGTACCGAAGCACGCCCGTGGCCAACGTTGCCAACACCCAGTTTGAGCAGCAAAACGGGGTCGACGACGTATCGGTAAATGCGGACGTGGAGTATACGGCCAGTTCAGAGCACACCCTGAAGGGGGGCGCCCAGTGGAGCTCGCTCTCGTTCCAGCTGCAGGAGTCCTTCGACGGCTCCGTCAACTACGACCAGGACCTTCGGAGCCAGCAGGCAGCACTGTACCTGAAAGACACGTACGAGCCGACAGGAGACTGGACCCTGGAGGCGGGGCTTCGGGGCTCCTATTTTCAGAAAGGGAGTTTCTGGCGGCTCTCGCCCCGCCTATCGGTCGAGTACTCGCTCTCCTCTTCGGTGCAGCTACAGGCCGCGTACGGGCGCTACCACCAGTACTTGACCCTGGAGACAAGTCAGCTCTTCACGGGCTTCGACACGTGGCTGATGGCCGATCAAGGCGTGCCCCCCTCTTCAAGCGATCAACTGGCAGTGGGGCTTACGACGGAGTTTGGGAACGGCTGGCAGGCGGAGATCGAGGGGTACGGGCGCACCATGCCCGGCCTGTTCCGGGAAGATCCATTTTCGTCAGGCACCGCGGGGGTTCCCTACGCCGAGCGGTTCCAGACTGGCAACGGGCGGGCCTACGGGCTGGAGGCCCTGCTGCGCCGCAAGACAGGGGATTTTACGGGCTTCCTCAGCTACACGCTGGGCCGCACCGAGCGGCGGTTCCCGAACATCAACGAGACGGCTGCGGGAGGAGAGCAGTACTACACGCCAAAGTACGACCGAACGCACGACCTGACGCTCGTTGCGAAATATCGCCTGACCAGCGCCTGGCGCCTCACCAGCACCTTCAGCTACAGCACGGGACAGCCTTACACCCGTCCAGAACGGCAGTTTAGCACCGTAGATAGCCCGTTCCAGTCCACTACCGACGAGCGAACGGTGCTCATCAGTCCCTTCAACAACGACCGCCTCCCGCCATATCACCGCCTCGACGTAGGGGCAACCCGTGGCGGGGAATTTTTCGGAATTGGTGACTACGAGCTCAAGCTGCAGCTCATAAACGCGTATTCCCGACGGAATATTTGGTTCTACCAGTATGAGCGTCAAGACGACGGGAGCCTGGACCGCACCGAGGTCCCTCAGATTCCGGTTCCCATCCCCAACCTGTCGTTTACGCTCACCTTCTGA
- a CDS encoding RNA polymerase sigma factor, whose amino-acid sequence MPDASSPDSLDALCERLAASNEAAFEALFDRLGSPVFRFISGMVGTGPQAHDLTQETFVRLWEAREQMDEVQSPKAYVFQIARNRVYSHERSERTRRERRAERSPSSSGGAIPSPDDAVDTEALEDKMQAWISALPERQREALLLAREQGLSHDKIAQVMGISPSTVNNHIVKAMSTLRDRLNEYRPDLL is encoded by the coding sequence ATGCCCGACGCGTCCTCGCCCGATTCTCTGGACGCTCTCTGCGAGCGCCTCGCGGCGTCCAACGAGGCCGCGTTCGAGGCCCTGTTCGACCGCCTGGGCAGCCCGGTCTTTCGCTTCATCAGTGGCATGGTGGGCACGGGCCCGCAGGCCCACGACCTCACACAAGAGACCTTCGTGCGGTTGTGGGAGGCACGCGAGCAAATGGACGAGGTCCAGTCGCCTAAGGCGTATGTCTTTCAGATTGCGCGTAATCGCGTCTACAGTCACGAGCGCTCGGAGCGCACGCGACGGGAGCGCCGCGCCGAGCGCAGCCCGTCCTCTTCGGGCGGGGCCATCCCCAGCCCCGACGATGCGGTGGACACCGAGGCCCTCGAGGATAAGATGCAGGCCTGGATCAGTGCCCTACCGGAGCGCCAGCGCGAAGCGCTCTTGTTGGCCCGCGAGCAAGGACTGAGTCATGATAAGATTGCGCAGGTTATGGGCATCTCCCCCAGCACAGTCAACAACCACATTGTGAAAGCCATGAGCACCCTCCGCGACCGCCTCAACGAGTACCGGCCCGACCTGCTGTAG